One part of the Arabidopsis thaliana chromosome 1 sequence genome encodes these proteins:
- the PUR2 gene encoding Glycinamide ribonucleotide (GAR) synthetase (Glycinamide ribonucleotide (GAR) synthetase; FUNCTIONS IN: phosphoribosylamine-glycine ligase activity; INVOLVED IN: purine base biosynthetic process, purine nucleotide biosynthetic process; LOCATED IN: chloroplast; EXPRESSED IN: 23 plant structures; EXPRESSED DURING: 13 growth stages; CONTAINS InterPro DOMAIN/s: Phosphoribosylglycinamide synthetase, conserved site (InterPro:IPR020559), Phosphoribosylglycinamide synthetase, C-domain (InterPro:IPR020560), Phosphoribosylglycinamide synthetase, ATP-grasp (A) domain (InterPro:IPR020561), ATP-grasp fold, subdomain 1 (InterPro:IPR013815), PreATP-grasp-like fold (InterPro:IPR016185), Phosphoribosylglycinamide synthetase, N-domain (InterPro:IPR020562), ATP-grasp fold (InterPro:IPR011761), ATP-grasp fold, subdomain 2 (InterPro:IPR013816), Pre-ATP-grasp fold (InterPro:IPR013817), Rudiment single hybrid motif (InterPro:IPR011054), Phosphoribosylglycinamide synthetase (InterPro:IPR000115); Has 12648 Blast hits to 12644 proteins in 2666 species: Archae - 340; Bacteria - 7373; Metazoa - 216; Fungi - 226; Plants - 88; Viruses - 0; Other Eukaryotes - 4405 (source: NCBI BLink).), which translates to MSSLCASNCYPSSSSINLFSNNNNPTKPFLLSLRFASSNSLPFVAPLKFSTTNHVLSNSRFSSNRIQRRLFLLRCVSEESQPSLSIGNGGSEERVNVLVIGGGGREHALCHALKRSPSCDSVLCAPGNAGISSSGDATCVPDLDISDSLAVISFCQKWNVGLVVVGPEVPLVAGLANDLVKAGILTFGPSSQAAALEGSKNFMKNLCHKYNIPTAKYKTFSDASAAKEYIQEQGAPIVIKADGLAAGKGVTVAMELEEAFEAVDSMLVKGVFGSAGCQVVVEEFLEGEEASFFALVDGENAIPLESAQDHKRVGDGDTGPNTGGMGAYSPAPVLTKELQDFVMESIIHPTVKGMAEEGCKFVGVLFAGLMIEKKSGLPKLIEFNVRFGDPECQVLMMRLESDLAKVLLAACKGELSGVSLDWSKDSAMVVVMASNGYPGSYEKGSIIKNLEEAERVAPGVKVFHAGTGLDSEGNVVATGGRVLGVTAKGKDLEEARERAYSAVQQINWPGGFFRHDIGWRALRQKQVATKEE; encoded by the exons ATGTCGTCGTTGTGTGCATCTAATTGCtatccttcatcttcttctatcaatctcttctccaacaacaacaacccaaCTAAACCCTTTCTTCTCTCCCTCAGATTCGCCTCCTCCAATTCTCTTCCATTTGTTGCTCCTCTCAAATTCTCTACTACCAATCACGTCCTTAGTAACTCTCGTTTCTCTTCGAACCGAATCCAAAGACGCCTTTTTTTGCTCCGATGCGTTTCAGAAGAATCTCAGCCGTCTCTTTCTATCGGTAACGGCGGCTCTG AAGAGAGAGTGAATGTTCTTGTAATTGGTGGAGGAGGGAGAGAACACGCCCTTTGCCACGCCTTGAAGCGGTCTCCTTCTTGTGATTCTGTGTTATGCGCACCTGGAAACGCCGGTATATCCAGTTCCGGAGATGCCACTTGTGTACCTGACCTTGACATATCAGACAGTTTAGCTGTCATCTCTTTCTGTCAGAAATGGAATGTTGGTTTAGTGGTTGTTGGCCCTGAAGTGCCTCTTGTTGCTGGTCTCGCTAATGACCTTGTTAAGGCCGGTATCCTCACCTTTGGCCCTTCTTCTCAAGCTGCTGCTTTGGAAGGTTCCAAGAACTTTATGAAGAATCTTTGCCACAAGTACAATATCCCTACTGCTAAG tataaaacattttctgaTGCATCTGCCGCGAAAGAATACATTCAAGAACAAGGGGCACCGATTGTGATTAAAGCGGATGGATTAGCAGCTGGAAAAGGAGTCACTGTTGCCATGGAACTAGAGGAGGCTTTTGAAGCTGTTGATTCTATGCTGGTCAAAGGTGTGTTTGGTTCTGCAGGATGTCAGGTGGTCGTTGAGGAGTTTCTCGAGGGAGAAGAAGCGTCCTTCTTCGCACTTGTGGATGGAGAAAACGCCATTCCTCTAGAATCTGCTCAGGACCACAAGCGTGTTGGAGATGGAGATACCGGTCCTAACACAGGCGGCATGGGAGCGTATTCTCCTGCACCGGTCTTGACCAAGGAGCTTCAGGATTTTGTGATGGAGTCTATAATCCATCCCACTGTTAAAGGAATGGCTGAAGAAGGATGTAAGTTTGTCGGCGTTCTGTTTGCGGGTCTCATGATCGAGAAGAAATCCGGTTTGCCTAAGCTTATTGAGTTCAATGTACGGTTTGGAGATCCAGAATGTCAG GTATTGATGATGCGTCTAGAGTCTGACCTAGCAAAAGTTTTGCTAGCGGCTTGTAAAGGCGAGCTAAGTGGTGTATCACTTGATTGGTCAAAAGATTCAGCAATGGTGGTTGTAATGGCAAGCAATGGTTATCCTGGTTCTTATGAGAAAGGATCAATCATCAAAAACcttgaagaagctgaaagagTTGCTCCTGGAGTGAAGGTTTTCCACGCAGGAACGGGTCTAGATTCAGAGGGGAATGTTGTAGCAACTGGGGGACGTGTTCTTGGGGTCACGGCGAAGGGTAAAGACTTGGAAGAGGCGCGTGAAAGAGCGTACTCGGCAGTACAACAGATCAACTGGCCTGGAGGTTTCTTTAGGCATGATATTGGTTGGAGAGCTCTTCGCCAGAAACAAGTGGCGACCAAAGAAGAGTGA
- the SK41 gene encoding shaggy-like protein kinase 41 has translation MASSGLGNGVGTSRSAKGLKSSSSSVDWLTRDLAETRIRDKVETDDERDSEPDIIDGAGAEPGHVIRTTLRGRNGQSRQTVSYISEHVVGTGSFGMVFQAKCRETGEVVAIKKVLQDKRYKNRELQIMQMLDHPNAVALKHSFFSRTDNEEVYLNLVLEFVPETVNRVARSYSRTNQLMPLIYVKLYTYQICRALAYIHNSFGLCHRDIKPQNLLVNPHTHQLKICDFGSAKVLVKGEPNVSYICSRYYRAPELIFGASEYTTAIDIWSTGCVMAELLLGQPLFPGESGVDQLVEIIKVLGTPTREEIKCMNPNYTEFKFPQIKPHPWHKVFQKRLPPEAVDLLCRFFQYSPNLRCTALEACIHPLFDELRDPNTRLPNGRPLPPLFNFKPQELSGIPPEIVNRLVPEHARKQNLFMALHS, from the exons ATGGCATCCTCTGGACTGGGAAATGGAGTAGGCACTTCGAGATCTGCCAAAGGTTTAAAGAGCTCTTCTAGTTCTGTCGATTGGTTGACCAGAGATTTGGCTGAGACGAGGATAAGGGACAAAGTAGAGACCGATGATGAGAGA GATAGTGAACCAGATATTATTGATGGGGCTGGTGCTGAGCCTGGTCATGTGATTAGAACCACACTCCGTGGTCGAAATGGTCAATCAAGACAG ACAGTCAGTTACATATCAGAACATGTTGTTGGTACTGGTTCCTTTGGCATGGTTTTCCAA GCTAAATGTAGGGAAACTGGGGAGGTTGTTGCCATCAAGAAGGTTCTACAAGACAAACGCTACAAGAACAGGGAGCTACAAATAATGCAGATGCTAGACCATCCCAATGCCGTTGCTTTAAAGCATAGCTTTTTCTCAAGAACAGACAACGAAGAGGTTTATTTGAATCTTGTCCTTGAATTTGTGCCTGAGACCGTCAATCGTGTTGCAAGAAGTTATAGTAGGACAAACCAGCTGATGCCATTGATATATGTTAAACTCTACACCTATCAG ATTTGCAGGGCGCTTGCTTACATCCATAATTCCTTTGGTCTTTGTCACCGTGATATCAAGCCTCAAAACCTGCTG GTGAACCCACACACGCATCAGCTAAAAATATGTGATTTCGGGAGTGCAAAAGTGTTG GTAAAAGGAGAACCCAATGTTTCTTACATCTGTTCTAGATACTATCGTGCTCCAGAACTCATTTTTGGTGCCAGTGAATACACAACTGCAATTGATATATGGTCCACTGGTTGTGTGATGGCCGAACTGCTTCTTGGACAG CCTCTGTTTCCTGGTGAGAGCGGAGTTGATCAGCTTGTTGAAATCATTAAG GTTTTAGGTACACCAACAAGGGAAGAAATCAAGTGCATGAATCCAAACTATACAGAATTTAAGTTTCCGCAGATAAAACCTCATCCATGGCACAAG GTGTTCCAAAAACGTTTGCCACCAGAAGCAGTTGATCTTCTTTGTAGGTTCTTCCAATATTCCCCCAATTTGAGATGTACAGCT TTGGAAGCTTGTATCCATCCGTTATTTGATGAGCTAAGGGACCCAAACACTCGTCTTCCCAATGGCCGACCACTTCCTCCACTTTTCAACTTTAAACCGCAAG AGCTATCTGGCATACCTCCTGAAATCGTGAACAGGCTTGTCCCAGAGCATGCCCGTAAGCAGAACCTCTTCATGGCTTTGCATTCGTAA
- the SK41 gene encoding shaggy-like protein kinase 41, translating to MQMLDHPNAVALKHSFFSRTDNEEVYLNLVLEFVPETVNRVARSYSRTNQLMPLIYVKLYTYQICRALAYIHNSFGLCHRDIKPQNLLVNPHTHQLKICDFGSAKVLVKGEPNVSYICSRYYRAPELIFGASEYTTAIDIWSTGCVMAELLLGQPLFPGESGVDQLVEIIKVLGTPTREEIKCMNPNYTEFKFPQIKPHPWHKVFQKRLPPEAVDLLCRFFQYSPNLRCTALEACIHPLFDELRDPNTRLPNGRPLPPLFNFKPQELSGIPPEIVNRLVPEHARKQNLFMALHS from the exons ATGCAGATGCTAGACCATCCCAATGCCGTTGCTTTAAAGCATAGCTTTTTCTCAAGAACAGACAACGAAGAGGTTTATTTGAATCTTGTCCTTGAATTTGTGCCTGAGACCGTCAATCGTGTTGCAAGAAGTTATAGTAGGACAAACCAGCTGATGCCATTGATATATGTTAAACTCTACACCTATCAG ATTTGCAGGGCGCTTGCTTACATCCATAATTCCTTTGGTCTTTGTCACCGTGATATCAAGCCTCAAAACCTGCTG GTGAACCCACACACGCATCAGCTAAAAATATGTGATTTCGGGAGTGCAAAAGTGTTG GTAAAAGGAGAACCCAATGTTTCTTACATCTGTTCTAGATACTATCGTGCTCCAGAACTCATTTTTGGTGCCAGTGAATACACAACTGCAATTGATATATGGTCCACTGGTTGTGTGATGGCCGAACTGCTTCTTGGACAG CCTCTGTTTCCTGGTGAGAGCGGAGTTGATCAGCTTGTTGAAATCATTAAG GTTTTAGGTACACCAACAAGGGAAGAAATCAAGTGCATGAATCCAAACTATACAGAATTTAAGTTTCCGCAGATAAAACCTCATCCATGGCACAAG GTGTTCCAAAAACGTTTGCCACCAGAAGCAGTTGATCTTCTTTGTAGGTTCTTCCAATATTCCCCCAATTTGAGATGTACAGCT TTGGAAGCTTGTATCCATCCGTTATTTGATGAGCTAAGGGACCCAAACACTCGTCTTCCCAATGGCCGACCACTTCCTCCACTTTTCAACTTTAAACCGCAAG AGCTATCTGGCATACCTCCTGAAATCGTGAACAGGCTTGTCCCAGAGCATGCCCGTAAGCAGAACCTCTTCATGGCTTTGCATTCGTAA
- the XBCP3 gene encoding xylem bark cysteine peptidase 3 (xylem bark cysteine peptidase 3 (XBCP3); FUNCTIONS IN: cysteine-type endopeptidase activity, cysteine-type peptidase activity; INVOLVED IN: proteolysis; LOCATED IN: vacuole; EXPRESSED IN: 24 plant structures; EXPRESSED DURING: 15 growth stages; CONTAINS InterPro DOMAIN/s: Peptidase C1A, papain (InterPro:IPR013128), Proteinase inhibitor I29, cathepsin propeptide (InterPro:IPR013201), Granulin (InterPro:IPR000118), Peptidase C1A, papain C-terminal (InterPro:IPR000668), Peptidase, cysteine peptidase active site (InterPro:IPR000169); BEST Arabidopsis thaliana protein match is: Granulin repeat cysteine protease family protein (TAIR:AT5G43060.1); Has 8836 Blast hits to 8016 proteins in 749 species: Archae - 59; Bacteria - 272; Metazoa - 4224; Fungi - 4; Plants - 1933; Viruses - 132; Other Eukaryotes - 2212 (source: NCBI BLink).), producing MSMSSSSFISLTFFFLLLVSSSSSSDDISELFDDWCQKHGKTYGSEEERQQRIQIFKDNHDFVTQHNLITNATYSLSLNAFADLTHHEFKASRLGLSVSAPSVIMASKGQSLGGSVKVPDSVDWRKKGAVTNVKDQGSCGACWSFSATGAMEGINQIVTGDLISLSEQELIDCDKSYNAGCNGGLMDYAFEFVIKNHGIDTEKDYPYQERDGTCKKDKLKQKVVTIDSYAGVKSNDEKALMEAVAAQPVSVGICGSERAFQLYSSGIFSGPCSTSLDHAVLIVGYGSQNGVDYWIVKNSWGKSWGMDGFMHMQRNTENSDGVCGINMLASYPIKTHPNPPPPSPPGPTKCNLFTYCSSGETCCCARELFGLCFSWKCCEIESAVCCKDGRHCCPHDYPVCDTTRSLCLKKTGNFTAIKPFWKKNSSKQLGRFEEWVM from the exons ATGTCAATGTCATCGTCCTCCTTtatctctctcactttcttcttccttcttctcgtttcttcatcgtcatcttcCGATGACATCTCTGAGCTATTCGACGACTGGTGCCAGAAACATGGCAAAACGTACggttcagaagaagagaggcaaCAGAGGATTCAAATCTTTAAAGATAATCACGACTTCGTTACGCAACACAATCTCATCACTAACGCTacttactctctctctctcaatgcTTTCGCGGATCTGACTCACCACGAGTTCAAGGCTTCTCGTCTTGGTCTCTCTGTTTCCGCTCCGTCGGTGATAATGGCTAGTAAGGGACAGAGTCTCGGTGGTAGCGTAAAGGTTCCAGATTCTGTTGATTGGAGAAAGAAGGGAGCTGTTACTAATGTCAAAGATCAAGGAAGCTGCG GGGCATGTTGGTCGTTCTCGGCGACTGGAGCTATGGAGGGAATTAACCAGATAGTAACAGGAGATCTCATCAGCCTCTCTGAGCAGGAACTGATTGATTGTGACAAGTCCTACAATGCTGGCTGTAATGGTGGTCTCATGGACTATGCTTTTGAATTTGTCATTAAAAACCATGGAATAGACACAGAGAAAGACTATCCTTATCAAGAACGTGATGGCACCTGTAAGAAGGATAAG TTGAAACAAAAGGTTGTGACAATTGATAGCTATGCTGGTGTAAAATCAAATGATGAGAAAGCGTTAATGGAGGCTGTAGCGGCTCAGCCAGTTAGTGTTGGCATCTGTGGAAGCGAGAGAGCGTTTCAGCTATATTCTAGT GGAATATTCTCTGGCCCGTGTTCGACATCATTGGATCATGCTGTGCTCATAGTAGGATATGGTTCACAGAATGGTGTTGATTATTGGATTGTGAAAAACTCATGGGGAAAAAGTTGGGGAATGGATGGGTTTATGCACATGCAGCGTAACACTGAAAATTCAGACGGCGTTTGCGGAATCAACATGCTTGCTTCATATCCCATCAAGACACATCCAAACCCGCCTCCACCGTCCCCTCCTGGCCCTACAAAATGCAACCTTTTCACGTATTGTTCATCTGGAGAGACTTGTTGCTGTGCAAGAGAATTGTTTGGTTTATGCTTCTCATGGAAATGCTGCGAGATAGAATCCGCTGTGTGTTGCAAGGATGGTCGTCATTGTTGTCCACATGATTACCCTGTTTGTGATACAACCAGAAGTCTCTGCCTTAAG AAAACTGGTAATTTCACTGCGATCAAGCCCTTCTGGAAGAAGAATTCTTCAAAACAACTTGGCCGATTTGAGGAATGGGTTATGTGA